One window of the Sphaerochaeta associata genome contains the following:
- a CDS encoding alpha-glucosidase, with product MQIALIGAGSAQFGLGTLGDLMQSKKLYGSTIRLVDIHEKALSTVCDTASAFIEEHKLPFTVEATTDRKQALAGCDVVVISIEVGNRFALWDEDWTLPQQYGINQVYGENGGPGGIFHSLRIIPVIMDICDDVVDICPDAWVFNYSNPMTAITTTVLRKHPALKFVGLCHEIASLERYLPSMLHTPFSNLDLRSAGLNHCSVLLEAHYRDSGKNAYPDILAKAPAFFEREPGYSDILSYVLEHQAEFETEGSTTRSLPEGMKSKKAWADRTLFRHILETYKLLPITVDSHLGEYIGWAGDVADHKGIKDFYSLYRMMLARTKVSIELKVHERLVYILEGILDNSGYEEIAVNIMNNNLIKELPPWVAVEVPARVYAKGLKGIVFDSYPKGFASLLRSYCGVYDLTAEAVLHKKKEYVIQALHACPMVHSVGNLSELVDGMIQRQNRWLGYLS from the coding sequence ATGCAAATTGCACTCATCGGGGCGGGTAGTGCTCAGTTTGGCTTGGGTACGTTGGGTGACCTGATGCAGAGTAAAAAGCTCTATGGGAGTACCATCAGGCTTGTGGATATTCATGAGAAGGCCCTCTCTACTGTATGTGATACGGCATCCGCCTTTATCGAGGAGCACAAACTTCCTTTTACCGTGGAGGCGACAACCGACCGCAAGCAAGCGTTGGCAGGCTGTGATGTAGTAGTCATCTCCATCGAGGTGGGCAATCGTTTCGCCCTCTGGGATGAGGATTGGACGCTTCCCCAGCAGTACGGGATCAACCAGGTCTATGGTGAGAACGGGGGACCCGGGGGAATATTTCACTCGCTCAGAATTATCCCGGTGATCATGGATATCTGCGACGATGTCGTTGATATCTGTCCCGATGCCTGGGTGTTCAACTACTCCAATCCAATGACGGCCATCACCACCACTGTTCTGAGAAAGCACCCGGCGCTCAAGTTTGTCGGCCTGTGTCACGAGATTGCAAGTCTTGAGCGGTATCTACCCTCCATGTTGCACACTCCCTTCTCCAATCTGGACCTGCGCAGCGCCGGTCTGAATCACTGTAGCGTACTGCTTGAGGCACACTATCGCGATTCAGGCAAGAATGCCTATCCGGATATCCTTGCAAAAGCTCCCGCTTTCTTTGAACGAGAGCCCGGTTACTCGGATATTCTTTCCTACGTGCTGGAACATCAAGCAGAGTTCGAAACCGAAGGGTCGACCACTCGCTCCTTGCCTGAAGGCATGAAAAGCAAGAAGGCATGGGCCGACCGTACACTGTTTCGACATATCCTGGAAACCTACAAGCTTCTGCCTATCACCGTCGACAGCCATCTGGGTGAATATATCGGATGGGCGGGCGATGTCGCAGACCATAAGGGAATCAAGGACTTCTACAGCTTGTACCGCATGATGCTGGCAAGAACCAAGGTGTCCATCGAGTTGAAGGTGCATGAGCGTCTGGTCTATATCCTGGAAGGAATTCTCGACAACAGCGGGTATGAGGAGATTGCGGTGAACATCATGAACAACAACCTTATCAAGGAACTGCCGCCCTGGGTTGCCGTGGAGGTTCCCGCCCGTGTCTACGCCAAAGGATTGAAGGGAATCGTATTCGACTCCTATCCCAAAGGCTTCGCTTCCCTGCTTCGCTCGTATTGCGGGGTGTACGATCTTACCGCCGAGGCCGTCCTGCACAAGAAAAAGGAGTACGTCATCCAAGCCTTGCATGCATGTCCGATGGTGCACTCTGTTGGCAATCTATCCGAATTGGTCGATGGTATGATTCAGAGGCAGAACCGTTGGCTGGGTTATTTGAGTTGA
- the thpR gene encoding RNA 2',3'-cyclic phosphodiesterase, translating into MVFPIAKAYTQAMRLFYALTFDEQTLSRLSSIQDSLVPLLEKGRKSAKHNLHLTLSFLGNQEPRLLPLFKEIVAALPNTPINLQFSHLGRFTKSGGDVIWLGIQRNVELLHLQSMLVEHLIKSRVPISDTSFAAHVTLFRNARIAELPSFSPFSCTSQAIRLMLSHQVENVLVYTPLASNFLLEN; encoded by the coding sequence ATGGTTTTTCCAATCGCGAAAGCCTATACTCAAGCCATGAGACTCTTCTACGCACTCACCTTCGACGAGCAGACGCTGTCCAGGCTTTCCAGCATCCAGGACTCGCTTGTACCCCTGCTTGAGAAAGGCCGAAAAAGCGCAAAACACAACCTGCACCTTACACTTAGTTTTCTGGGGAACCAGGAGCCAAGGCTGCTTCCGCTCTTCAAAGAGATTGTGGCGGCGCTGCCAAACACTCCGATCAATCTGCAATTTTCTCATCTCGGACGGTTTACCAAGAGCGGGGGAGACGTCATTTGGCTGGGTATCCAGCGTAATGTGGAGCTATTGCATCTTCAATCGATGTTGGTTGAGCACCTGATAAAAAGCCGTGTGCCCATATCCGATACCTCGTTTGCCGCCCATGTTACACTGTTTCGCAATGCCCGCATTGCCGAGCTCCCGTCCTTCTCTCCTTTTTCCTGCACCTCGCAAGCAATTCGGTTGATGCTCTCCCATCAGGTGGAGAACGTGCTCGTCTATACACCATTGGCTTCTAACTTTTTATTGGAAAACTAG
- a CDS encoding class I SAM-dependent methyltransferase has translation MDTYVEQNAKAWDWEVGHNNIWTDGCTQEQIDRARKGDLDMVLSPFKKVPPSWVCDLKGKRVLALASGGGQQAVLLSLAGAEVTVFDVSKKQLAQDASYADTLGLSMQLVRGDMRDLSCFEDASFDLIYNPTSSCFIDDVKAMYRHCYRILKPKGYFLTSVTNPVLYMFDEKQALKNKLRVKYTLPYSDLSSLSEKQLQKRMQKHDTVEFSHTLQDLLGGVTDCGFSITDLYTDTSGCMMMDSYVHDCYLALRARKP, from the coding sequence ATGGATACATATGTTGAGCAAAATGCTAAAGCCTGGGATTGGGAGGTCGGTCATAATAATATCTGGACCGATGGTTGCACGCAGGAGCAGATCGACAGGGCGCGCAAGGGAGACCTGGACATGGTTCTCTCCCCTTTCAAGAAAGTCCCTCCTTCCTGGGTCTGCGACCTCAAGGGTAAACGGGTCCTCGCCTTGGCATCGGGCGGAGGCCAACAGGCTGTACTGTTGAGTTTGGCCGGGGCGGAAGTGACTGTATTCGATGTCTCCAAAAAGCAACTTGCCCAGGATGCCTCCTATGCCGATACACTAGGCCTCTCCATGCAATTGGTTCGAGGTGATATGAGAGACCTCTCATGTTTCGAGGACGCTTCGTTCGATCTCATTTATAACCCAACCTCTTCCTGTTTCATCGACGACGTGAAGGCCATGTACCGCCATTGCTACAGGATTTTAAAGCCGAAAGGGTACTTTCTTACTTCCGTCACCAATCCTGTGCTGTATATGTTCGACGAGAAACAAGCTTTAAAAAATAAACTTCGTGTCAAATACACCCTTCCCTACTCAGACCTGTCCAGCCTGAGTGAGAAGCAGCTTCAAAAGCGAATGCAGAAACACGATACCGTGGAATTCAGTCACACCCTCCAAGACCTCTTGGGAGGGGTGACCGATTGCGGCTTTTCCATCACAGACCTCTATACCGACACCAGCGGCTGTATGATGATGGACAGCTACGTACATGACTGCTACCTGGCTCTTCGAGCCCGCAAACCCTGA
- a CDS encoding tetratricopeptide repeat protein has protein sequence MENYFARLLLTSELDDPIYFAKIHQQIADLEKQRIAHFNANGPMNAQYVVLMSELNMAYLQARDTSSELEIAQQIYQTNQNLYGDEDERTLEALVALGLSYLDDSQSEEAQGIATQLLSLSWSEENGPSYDLYIDVLCLQADIHHAKELYSQELVIRKHVLSLLEELSGSVSSQAVMARCGLAYCYEKMKKYRQALDHYLVVRSYLDSDEQFATEAEKIGLLVHIGRCYRKLGNFDDAVVLYHWAHNQANKHFGPASSLAQKMRKLVGVVDGTKI, from the coding sequence ATGGAAAACTATTTTGCACGACTCTTATTGACCAGTGAGCTCGATGACCCAATCTATTTTGCCAAGATCCATCAGCAGATTGCCGATCTTGAGAAGCAGCGCATCGCCCACTTCAATGCCAACGGACCGATGAATGCGCAGTATGTCGTGCTGATGAGCGAGTTGAACATGGCCTATCTGCAGGCTCGTGACACCTCAAGTGAATTGGAGATCGCCCAACAGATTTATCAGACCAATCAGAACCTCTACGGCGACGAGGATGAAAGAACCCTGGAAGCACTTGTGGCCCTTGGGCTCTCCTATCTTGACGACTCCCAGAGTGAGGAAGCACAGGGAATTGCAACGCAACTGCTCTCCCTGAGCTGGTCGGAGGAGAACGGCCCCAGCTACGACCTCTACATCGACGTCCTTTGTTTGCAGGCGGATATCCATCACGCCAAGGAACTTTACTCACAGGAATTGGTGATCAGAAAGCATGTTCTCTCCCTGCTGGAGGAGTTGTCCGGTTCCGTTTCCAGCCAGGCGGTCATGGCCCGGTGCGGACTTGCCTACTGTTATGAGAAAATGAAAAAGTACCGGCAGGCACTGGATCACTACCTGGTCGTACGATCGTATTTGGACAGTGATGAGCAGTTTGCCACCGAGGCTGAGAAGATCGGGCTGCTGGTGCATATCGGTCGCTGCTACCGCAAGCTTGGTAATTTCGATGATGCCGTCGTGCTCTACCATTGGGCGCACAACCAGGCGAACAAGCATTTCGGTCCTGCATCCTCCTTGGCGCAGAAGATGAGAAAGCTCGTCGGCGTCGTCGATGGTACGAAAATTTAA
- a CDS encoding DUF3793 family protein: MSDELIIRFAAPTLASLKVGSLISCRTTDIEDLLQSVEQWNIKLNPKGVVVTILQQKKDLYLMYVHRPQLLEQRLMQQDVQHLLCPLGYPLCPLRESLGHLMHRLEHEAQFPHEIGLFLGYPAADVEAFMRNKGCDGKCDGCWKVYTDVQQAKKVFAQYKKCTRLYLEMHKRGKKLEELTVRRIQV; this comes from the coding sequence GTGTCAGACGAACTTATCATACGCTTTGCAGCCCCCACCCTTGCGTCACTGAAGGTGGGCAGCCTTATCAGCTGTAGGACCACCGATATCGAGGATTTGCTGCAGTCGGTTGAGCAATGGAATATAAAGCTGAATCCCAAGGGTGTGGTGGTCACCATATTGCAGCAGAAGAAGGATTTGTATTTGATGTATGTTCATCGTCCGCAACTCTTGGAGCAGCGTCTGATGCAACAGGATGTCCAACACCTGCTCTGTCCTTTGGGATATCCTCTCTGCCCGCTGAGAGAGTCGTTGGGTCATTTGATGCACCGCCTCGAGCATGAGGCCCAGTTCCCCCACGAGATAGGTTTGTTTCTCGGTTACCCCGCCGCCGATGTAGAAGCCTTCATGCGGAACAAAGGCTGTGACGGCAAATGTGATGGATGCTGGAAGGTGTATACCGATGTACAGCAAGCGAAGAAAGTATTCGCACAATATAAGAAATGCACCCGTCTGTACCTCGAGATGCATAAAAGAGGAAAGAAGCTCGAGGAATTGACGGTGAGAAGGATACAGGTATGA